The genomic stretch CTTTTTAGACGCAGGGACAGACTTCTCCGGAAGTTGGACACCCTGTGCTCCTCCTATCAACGCATTTTGATGCTCAGCCGTACCTTCTTGAGCACAGCCAGCTTCACTGCTTTTCTTCGAAGGATCAGCCTCATGGTTTCGTTGAGCAACATCAGCTTCATTAGCATTGTTTGCGTTATCATCTTGCATAAGCTTGGCTAAAATCTCACGCTCTGTGGACTCCCCTACTGCATGAAGTAACCACAAATTTCCTTAATTCATTCTTAGGTAGTACTTACTCAAAACAACAACTGGAAAGATAAGCATGGTAATTgtttcgagaaaaaaaagactAGGATAATGGATTATgcaagatttttcttttttggaggTACCGAGCAGGCGAAGCTTTGTACGATTGGCATGGTCCGCGGCGGCCCACGCGTGGAGGGACCTGTGTCCGGCGAGCCggtcggcggcgagctcgaGCGTGGAGGGTGGGAGATTGGCCCACTCATGGTCGAGGAGGCGCTTGAGATCGGCCACCGCGGCCCTAGCCCCGTCCTCTTGTTCGTTTTCTGCGAGAGAGAGCTGGTAGGggaagcaggcggcggcgtcggggtcggCGAGGACCCTCCGCGCCTTGCGGAGGAGTGTGAAGGAGCAGGAGGCGTCTTCAGGGTGGAGGGCGGCGTGGAGGGCGCGGAGCACTAGGGCTTTGCGGAGGCGCGGGGAGGTGCGGGGCGACGAGGAGGGTAGGGAGCCGAGGATGGCGGTGAATACGGCGTGGGGGATGCGGCGGTTGCCGGCGATGAACTCGAGAACGAGGAAAGCGTCGGCGGCGGCTAGCGGCGgcatggcggcgatggcgatgcgaaACGACGAATGGGTGCAGGCCGGTGGGCTGGGCCTGGGCATGGCGGTTGATGATGACAAACGGGCGAGCGTCATTGGGCCTAATGTGGTTTTCGCGGCCCAATGAAATTCGCGCTAgatttcctttgtttttttgtaGTTAAGACAGTGGATGCAAATTGCTTCATGAGACATGCATGCGAATGCCATGCGATAAAATCCCCAAAACATCATAATGCATAAAAGTTCAATGACATGGAAACACCTGCACGAACAAAGCCACTATGAATGAAAGCAAAGTTGAATGACCAGTTTCACACGGCTTCATGTCTTGATAATGTGTCATTATTTCCAAAGAGCACAAAAGCCACAAAACTggaacagaaaaagaaaacgctCGTACATGGCAAAACTTTCAAAATGCAGGTTCGGTATGTTGAGCCTCCTGCAAACAGGCATGTTAGGGTCCTGTTATTTCGATATAGTTTGTACTAAGAAGTGAAGATCTGCATCTCATCAGGGGAACTTGATCGGCTCCGGCTGAAGTGCCTTCTTTACTAGCTCTGATTGCTCCTGCACATGAACCGACAGGAAGCCAGTGGCTGTAGCAGCTGAAGGTGCTCTGCCGACGTACTTGATATCTTCAAATGAACCCCGCCCGAGAGCCTTCATGGCAGTATACAGCCGAGGAGAGATGTAGCTGTATGCACCCATGTTCATGGGCTCCTCCTGGCACCACACAATCTCCGCATCTACACCGTGCAAACATGACATTCAAAATGTGTCCAGAATTATCAATGCGTCGCAACAGCTTAGGAAATTAGGAAAAAAATACTATGGTTTAGGCAAACTATTAAAATGAAACATTAAACACTCGAGATTAAAGCTCGCGTACTTGGATATCTCTTGAGCTCTCTTTGGATAAGGTCGTACGGGAATGGGCAAAGTTGCTCAACCCTGCAAATTGCAATGTCACTGCGCTCTGACTTTTTACGCTCTTCGTCAAGTTCATAGTAAACCTACAATGCAGCAATTGGTTCAATATTTCCTGGACCAGTAATTTGCTTGATTTGACATTGAAACAGGCATACTTACTTTCCCAGAACATAATATAAGACGGTTGATACCCTCCTCGACTTGCTTGTGATCGTTGCGGTCCTTTATCAGCCGCTTGAAACGTGTTCCCTGCTTATCAAATCCTAGATGGCCTTCAACATCATCAAACTCAGAAAGATTGGACTTGCAATCCTTGTGCCGAAGCAGGTTCTTGGGAGCTGTTACAATCAGTGGCTTCCGGAACTCCCTATGTATCTAGAGCATCCCAACCACAAACAGTAGGCGAGAATTGAAAGAATGATTCATGTGAGCAAAATGGCATCACAATGCTAGGATCAGAAAAACAAAACTGCACATTAAGGTAAGCTGACCTGACGACGCAACACGTGGAAATAATTTGCAGGAGTTGTCACATTCACAActtgccagttacactcttgGATCTGCTTGCGAAGTGTCGGTTCCATCTCAGGTATGACAAAAGGATTATCATCACTCATCTGGTGCAAAAGAATTACCAGTTTCATGTAAGCAACCAAGTTCAAGTTCTGGTCCAAACATTCCCAGCCCAGCAGAAGGTCTGGATCATAACCAAAAGGAAATGTACCGAATCTATGTACACATACATGACATGATTATTGGCTGCCACACAAAAAAGAATTCTACAGATGCATTAAAAAAGCATAATTTCTTTTCAAATGGTTTGAATAAAAAACAAATATCTCACAGAGAAGAATTTGTAGCTGTATACTCGCATAGCACTTTGCCAAACAAAAGAAGATTTGTTTGGATccggacaaaaaaaaattgaataataTATTTTAAATAATTCGGATAAAACCAATTATCTCATGTTAGATAATTGATGGTAGAGCAAGGATGCAAAAAAAGGGCCTCCTTGCTGCTGATGTGCTAAATAACACTAACAAATAAACAAATATTGCAGCTGTGAGTTACCTGAAGGAAGCGCTCCAAACGAGAACTGGAATGTTCGGGGCCTTGGCCATCATAACCATGAGGAAGCAGAACAACAAGGCCAGTTTGGCGCAACCATTTTGCCTCTCCACTGCTCAGAAACTGGTCAAACATCACTTGCGCGCCATTGGCAAAGTCACCAAATTGTGCTTCCCAAAGAACCAATGAATTAGGGTTCTCCATGGAGTAACCCAATTCAAACCCAAGGACAGCAAATTCTGAAAGCGAACTGCAAACAGAGTAATACATAACATAAGGAGAACTACCCTTCTGACTGAAATATGACTAGAAATTTGGCAGATCCATAAGTAAACTTACCTGTTACTTACAGTAAACAGCTCCTCACTTTGATTCATTGCAACATGGTCGAGTGGGCAGTACTTCGCTCCAGTATCCTGGTCATGCAGAACTGCATGCCGGTGGCTGAAAGTTCCTCTTTCCACATCCTGTCCACTTAGCCTAACATGATTGCCTTCCACTATAAGTGTTGCAAAGGCTAGGGCTTCTGCAACAGCCCAATCAATTCCTTCACCACTCTCAATCATAGCTGCACGCAGCTCAAAAATCTTCTTCACTGCTCTGTGTGGCCTGAAGTTTTCAGGCAGTGTAGTAATTGCTTGTCCTACACGTTTCAGTATCTCCGGCTTGACCCTGCATAGAAGGCATTTTCAACATCCAATAGTTAAAATAAAAGACCATAAAAAGTAAAATCAACAGAGAGATTGCTGTTACCCAGTGTTCCGAACACGCGATATTTGCTCTGGCGACTTAAAGCCAGTCCAATAAGCAGAGAGCCAATCCCTCTTGTTGGGAACATAGTCTTTGCTCTTTGTAAACTCTTCATTCAAGATTCGGTTCACCTTGTCATGGATCCTCTGGACATCTTCTTTCGAGACTTCACCTGTTCCTAGCAGTTTCTGCTCATAAAGCTTCAATGAACTGGGATGGTTCTTAATGACCTGTCACAGACAATTCTCACCAGGGTCAAGCAAAGCGCTAAGAAACAAAGCATATTTAAAAGGGAGGGGAGGAAGATAGAGAACATATTTAGTAACCTTCTACACGACCAGCTTAAAGACTATCTAGTTTTCGTCTAAGAAAAAGCATAAGAATACGGAGTTAACAGAAAAAAGATGCACGTGAGCTAAAAAAAAACCGAACAAGAGCTGTAAACTACATATGGGAAAATGGctatgagaaaaaaaaaatctgaactaGTTGTAGTAGGGTTACCTGATACATCTTTGGCTGTGTGAAGGAGGGTTCATCGATTTCGTTATGCCCAAAACGGCGGTAGCAGATTAGATCGACGACGACATCTGAGTGAAAAGTCTGGCGCCACTCAGCTGCAAGCTCACATACACGGACAACAGCCTCTAAATCATCACCATTTACATGGAATATAGGAGCATTCAGGGCTTTGGCAACATCTGTGCAGTACTGGGAGGACCTGCCAGCTCTTGGATCAGTCGTAAAGGCGACTTGGTTGTTAACAACAATATGTATGGTTCCACCAGTAGTGTAGTTCGGGAGAGCACTTAGATGGAGCGTCTCATAGACCACACCCTGGCCAGCAAAGCTACCATCTCCGTGTATCAGAATACCCATGTTCTTTGTCCTGTCGGCATCATTGGAGTAGAATTGCTTGGCACGCGTCTTGCCAATGACAACAGGATCAACAGCTTCCAGATGACTGGGATTGGCGACCAAAGACAAGTGAATCCTCTTGCCACCACGAGTTGGGCGGTCATAAGAGGTACCCAGGTGGTACTTGACATCACCAGTTCCAGTGTAGAGCCCATCCTCGCCTTCAACAGGCCTTGTGCCGCCAGTGAACTCACTGAATATCTGAGACAATGGCTTGCGGACGACGTTACCAAGGACATTGAGCCTCCCCCTGTGCGGCATCCCGATGACGATGTTCTCGACGCCGAGGTCAGCAGCCCTATCGAACATCTCCTTCATGCCAGGGATGAGCGTCTCACCACCCTCAAGGCCAAACCTCTTGGCGGTGGCCCACTTGGTGGCAAGGAAGTTCTCGAACTGCGTGCTCCAGATGAGCCTGTCGAGCATGACGAGGCGACGTTCCTTGTCATAGTCCCTGGGCTTGGCGGTCTCGATTTTTTCCCTGAGCCAGTTGCACTTGTCCCTGTCGGGGATGTGCATGTACTCGTAGCCGATGGGGCCGCAGTAGGCCTGCTGGAGCTTGCTGAGGATCTCGCGGAGGGTGAGGACAGGGCGGTTCTCGGAGAGGAAGCCGGACATCCTCCAGACGCCGAGGAAGAACTCCCTGTCGAGGTCGGCGTCGGTGAAGCCGTAGAGGCCGAGGTGGAGGTCCTCGGGGACGGCACGGTCGTCGAGGCCGAGGGGGTCGAGCTTGGCCATCATGTGGCCGTTGACCTGGTAGGCcctgacgaggaggaggagctgcatGCTCTCCTGGATGGTCTGGCCGGAGacgccggcggagggggaggcctGGGCGACGAAGTTGCGGAAGAAGTTGTCCCAGGACTCGTCGACGGAGGAGGGGTCGACCTCCCAGGCGCGCTGGAGCTCCTCGAGGTAGACGCTGCTGGTGCCGTCGAGGAAGCTATCGGAGAGGCGGGAGAGCGGGACGGCCcggggcgcgggggcggcggagcgAGGCCGCAGGGCGGTGGAGTGGAAGCCGCGGGCGcatcgggtggcggcggcggctgtcggcgcgcgggtggcgaggctgcggcggagggcgaggcggGCAGCGCCCGAGGCGGCGCGGAACCACGTCATCGCTCcctacctccctccctccctccctcttcgCTCAGCAGACGAATGAGAGAGAGGTGAGAATGAGATCTCGTGTAAGGAGGTCAAACAATCCCCCTCCGAAATACAAGACAACGGGAGGGAAGGAAACGAACGGAATGGGCTATGCAtcggagaagaagaaataccTGGCGCAGGACCCGCGCGAAACCCTAGACCGGGCTGCGAGAGGGGAGGGAAATCCAGGAGAGCGAGatctccccggcggcggcagggcggcggcggcggcgacgagttCTGTCGGGGGGacgaagaaggaaggaaggaccGAATCGAACTGAATGGGACTTTTCAATGCGATGCGGGGCCCACCACACCAGGACAGTCGGTCGCCTTCCGCcgtttctcttcttctcctcttgtctgcttttttttgttattatttATTCTTGGGGAAGGGTCCAAATCGAAAACTCACCACCGGTGGGCCACGCCATGATATGGTGGGCCTTGGCTGAATCTAGCTCCGTTGCTTTCCATGCACCACATATGGGCCCGTCGTTCACGAAGATTTGTTGGGCCCACTTGGTGGAGCATctataaaccctaaaccctgcAACGCTTCGACAGACAACAAATGCTCCAACAAAAGTTAAGAGGTGTAAACAGTGGTATGATTTGCGCAAGGTTAGGAAACAAcataggaattttttttaaaaaaatactgttGATGTTTCAGCTTGGGAGTATGAGCACCTAGTCATCTTCACTTTCCATGAGCCCTCCCTACACACCATGTTCAACTATCATCCATCCACCCTTATCCATCCCAACCATCATCTCATTAGGTTTCTTTTAGAAATACTTTTCAAAGAGAAATCATTATATCTACATGACTTGCCTTGACTTCCTTGAAAATGTTCATCTCTGGAATGCTTTTCACCATGCTCCAAAATTCAGTAAATTAACATGTATACATGGATTTAATTAAAAAGCAAAACAAGCTATATATTGTGTCTCTGCCTAAGTTTTATATGTGTGGCAGTATGGTCGTCCTATGGTCAAAGATATACCTCATTAGTTCTTTTAATCCCAAATAAGAAATGAATTGTTTAAAAAAGTATATCTTTGTATAAGAGAAGTTAGTTGACCATAAGCAGTAGTTAAACTAATATCCCTAACCATTTAAGCGTAACACGCAAGCTAGTTGGACCAACACGATTAGTAGCTTCTCTCCGCTTACTAAGCACTAGTACCAGTACGAGCAGGCCAACAGGCACACACGCTCAACTCCCTGCTCCTCTGTTTCTTTGTCCCTTCCCTGCTACCTACAGCGCTCAAGCAAGCTACACTAAATCCATGGTGATGGCTGGGGTTCTCCGATCATTACTACTCCAATGTGATTCTCCAAGGTCTCTAGTTGCTATTACTCCATTTCCCCTTCGATTTCTTCCTCTGTTGTGATTATCACCTCACCCTAGCAGCTTGTGCAGGATGGGCCGCTGCCGGCGAACTGCTTGGCCATGGTGCCGTGGCCGGCGATCTGTAGTGCTGTGAGGGGACTCAAGAGGTGCGTGTGAAGGCTGGGGTTCTAGCTGTACGTCGGTGCCGGATCTTGTGGATGCAGCTCTCGTGAGCTAGCTGTGCAGTGCTCTCCATCTACAACCTGTAGTGAGTACTCCTATTCTTGCATCTTCCTTGTTAATTAAATTAGTATGAAATCTAAGGCTACAACCTGAATACTGTAGTATTCAGATGTTACTCAAGCTACTGCTTTAGCCTGAGCCTTAGCATTATTGTGTATATTTGTAAGTAATAAACAATATTAGCTCTTGCAATGTGAAACAACTGGAACATCTACGTTCTTGGGAAAATACATTACCTTATCCTATTTCCGACATGCTGTGCCAGTAGTGATAGCTAAGTAAAGACATCAATCTCTAATGGCAGGTGTTCTATGATTTTAGGGTTTGTTTGTTTCTCTAGTCACTCCTAAAATTTTTGTCACAtcaattaggagtattaaatatagactaattacaaaactaattgcacagatggagactaattagcgagacgaatctattaagcctaattagtccatgatttgacaatgtgatgctacagtaaatatgtgctaatgatggattaattagacttaatagattcatctcgtgaattagcctccatctgtgtaattagttttataattagctcatgtttaatcctcctaattagcctccgaatattcgatgtgacataaattttaatccggactaaagatccaaacgcccccttataTTGAAGCAAGGTTGTTTTAAGCTGTGCATTTGAACTTTACCTTAAGCTTGATGGGGTTTCAACTGCAGCTTTTGACTTGCATTTCTCCCACGCTAGTCCTTGCCCTTCCCAGGTCTAGGTCTTGGCTGCTTGAATGGTTCTTGTTCTTGAATAGCCTGCTCTTTACTTGAACTCCTCTTAACTGGCTCCACTGAGGCACTGACCATGATGCTGCCGTGGGGTTACTGGGGGTCCCTCATAAGTCATAAGCAAGGTTTGGGTGCTTCTAAAGTGGTTCTTCTTGTGCTCTGCTGCACGAAGGAACAAGGAGCTTAATaaagaggtgtttggatacgagtgtcacatcggatgttcggatgctaattaggagaactaaatatgagctaattataaaactaattgcagaatcctgtgctaattcgtgagacgaatctattaagtctaattaatccatcattagcaaatggctactgtagcaccacattgtcaaatcatggactaattaggcttaatagattcgtctcgcgaattacactccatctgtgtaattagttttgtaattactctatatttaatactcctaattactccctccgttccaaattataggtcgttttgacttttttagatacatagatattattatgcatctagacatagggtatatctaagtgcataacaaagtctatgcaTGTAataaagccaaaacgacctataatttgggatggagtgaGTAACAtctaaacatctgatgtgacaggtgttaaattttaacaccctattGCCAAAGCCTCTTAGCTTGGTGGGGGAATGCTCACTCTCTCTCCTCAGCCTTGTACTGAAAGCCTTATAGTtactgctctctctctctctctccaaggtGGTGTCTATCTCTGATTGGGCTGTTGGTATGCCATGTTCTTGCTGTCAACCTTTGATTGGCTGGTAGAAAACTTGAGCCTCTCATTGGCTGGCTAAAAGGGTCTTGAACTATTGTTGCTACAAGTTGGCCGGCCAGGATGTTTGGTTCAcggactaaaaattagtcatgtcacatcaaatatttaaatacgaactaaatataaattaattataaaactaattgcacagatggaagctaattcgaatctattaaatctaatttgTTCGTAATTTGATAATATGGCATTGCTGCCGGTCCTAATTAGAGCAGTTTCCCTGTTGGCCTATGCCCTCGGCACCTCCATCCTCACGGCCGCACggcctgttcttcttctccccccGCACGGCCGCACCGCCTAGCGCCTAGACTCCCTCCCCTCGTCTTCTGATCTTCTCCCGGCCCTCACCTCCCttcccccgccgccacgcctccgCCTCGTGCACCGCCGTCACGACCAGCCACGCCTTCGCCTCGCCCACGCCACCCCACCCCTCGTCCACGGCGCCACCACGCatcacccacgccgccgccacgccaatTCCGGTCTCCTCCACGACCGGTGGCGGCGGTCCGAGCTCTCCAAGAAGCAGGACGAATCAAATGCGAACCCGGCGGCCGAGCTCTCCAAGAATACGGCAAGGCTTAGGTATGGCGGTCTTTCTCCCACCCTCCTCTAGTTTGATAGGCCCGATGGTTAGGACTCATGCTTAGGTTGAATTTTGTGTAGATCTGATAGGTTCTGCTGCTTAGATTGTGGTGCTCGTGCGATTTGTGGGGGATTCTAGGTCCTAGATCTGGGAATTGCAGTGGTGCTTTTGGGCTGTTCGTAGATGAGGCTGTTCTCATGATTTGCgtgttctgctgctgctgctactaagCATGCATGCTCGCACTTCTTGCCACCTCAGATGAGCTCCTGCAACAATGAAAAGGAACATAGTTCTAGTCTTCTGGACTAGCACTAGCACTAGATGTACAAACTGTTAAACACCACTGAACATGAACATTTTTCCATCAGGTACAAGTCTCTCAATTCCACGTCAGGATCTCAGTCAAGGTGCTGCTGCATTCCTATAAAGGTATGTTTTTGCAACTAGCTAACTATGTTCCTGCACTGTACTCAACTGGTGTTATGAGTAATACCTTGCTTAGTTGCTAGGATAGTGTCATTCTTTTGGTCGTGAAGTTATGGTTCTCTAACCAAGTTGAAGGAATGCTGCATTAAATTAGTTCTTGCTTTGGCATAATCTGAAATGTGCTATTATGTGTGATGACAGTTTGATTTTCCTCACTCTTCTCTGTTAGACACTACTAGTACCCTTGGTTGTTCTAACTTTCAAGAAATAGCCAATTGTGCATCTATAAACGAGAAGagggcacgccgccgccgccgcctccggtgatcGAGGGGCGAGAAGAAGcatcatcaacatcatcagctcagcagcagccatgTTCGGCTCCACCAACCGTAAGCACCCCCGCCTTCTTCCCTCTCATCATCCCCTCCTATTCTCGTCGATTCCATCACATTGGTTGGATTCCGTCGGCTTGCTTTGCTCCTTCGCTTTTAATCCTCTATATTCTCCTAGCATATGTACGTATTGCTTGCTCTATTGCGCTTTCCACTCATATCTCTGGTGGGTTGATGGATGCCTGCCCACGCTAGGGTTTGGCTTGCTGCCCCGATTCCGATCAGGTAGGATCTTGGGTGGTTTGCAGTCGTACTTGCAACGATCCATGTAAATTCCTAAGCTAATCCTTCCACTACTTCTACTTATACTGTGCTAAATATGGAACCGGATTTCGTCCACACCGgactctccttttccttctttcttcagtATATAAGCAAACGAATGGACCTTGCAAACAAGCCAATGCCTCAATGctagtccttttttttttgttattaatGATAAAGCTTGCTCATACAATGCAATACCTTAAATGTGGTTAGAGAGTATATTTTTTGCAATGTTGTACCTCTTGATTGTTTATCTTCTCATCTCTCATGTGTGCTATCTTCATTGCAGCATTTGGGCAGTCATCCACCAGCCCATTTGGCCAGAACTCATTCGGAACCCAGCAGGGATTCGGCCAGGCTACACCTGCTGCTAACAACCCCTTTGCTCCAAAACCGTTTGGCAGCCCAACCACAGCTTTCGGGGCACAGACTGGAGGCTCGCCTTTTGGCACTGCATCCACTGGTGCCTTTGGCCAGCAGCAGTCCACTCCCACATTTGGCACTACATCCACTGGTGCCTTTGGTCAGCAGCAATCCACTCCCACGTTTGGCACCCCATCCTCCTCTCCATTCGGGAGCACTCCGGCGTTCGGTGCATCGCCCGCCCCTGCCTTTGGTGCTACATCCTCTACCTTTGGCTCTGGTATGTATTATGCATTCGCTGATTGTCTCCTTTCGTGCGGAGTCACCGTGCTGATTTTCCTAGATTTTCAAAGCTATAAAGCCCTTACACTGGAAACATCACCTTCCATTATTGCGGTGTTTCCCATGCCTCGCAagatttctttatttttttcattagtTTCTGATACTGCATTCTACAATTGTTCTAGATAGCTACTCAAGCTAAATTATGTCAATTCATGGATCTGTTATTCTTTAGACCAACAGTGATGCACATATGATGTCTTTGTCACGCTTGGCTCTCCTCATATTGTAGGATCTTTATTCGGACAAAAGCAAAGTTTTGGGGGTTTTGGATCATCACCTAGCCAGTCAAGTCCTTTTGGTAGCACGTTCCAGCAAACACAACCGACATTTGGCAGCAGCACTTTTGGCGCATCAACTCCGCCGGCATTCGGTACCACAACTACGACGGCATTTGGTGCAAGTGCGCCAGCCTTTGGAACGAGTACACCGGCCTTTGGCACCGCAACTACCCCAGCATTTGGTTCAACATCAACATCTTTATTTGGTGCTTCTAGCACCCCGGCGTTTGGTTCATCTACTCCTGGTTTTGGAACTTCAGGGAGCACAGCATTTGGTGTGGGTGGTACTGCTCCAGGTTTTGGATCTTCGAGCACACCTTCATTCGGCACATCAACCAATGCATTCAGTTTTGGTTCTTCACCATCTTTTGCACAAACAGCAGTTTCCTCTGGTAGTTCTCCCTTTGGAACAACATCACCTTTTGGTGTGCAGACTCCAGCATTTGGTAGGTTTTCCCATTGGATATTCGCGTTGTTTCTTAGCTGTAATATATGATCAATCAATTGTTGTCTTTGATTCCATATGATGTAGCAATCGAGAATTTACTGACTATATGGTCTTTTCTTACTTCAGCAGTCCTATTCGACTGCAGATCTTTCTTTTTCACTGTTTTTACGCTGGTCATGTCATCTTTTATCCTTCTTATCAATTGTTTGTCCACTTTAACTTTCAGGCTCACAGACAGCAGCACCAGCTTTTGGGCAAGCACAATTTGGTAATCAAGCTGGAGGAACCAGAATAAAACCTTATGCTCAAACACCAGATGTTGACGGTGCTACCAGTGCTACTCAACCTGCTGCAAAACTTGATTCCATATCTGCGATGCCTGAATACAAAGACAAGAGTCATGAAGAATTGAGGTGGGAAGACTACCAGCGTGGAGACAAGGGTGAGGAATGATTTGAGAATTGAGGATTTTACTTGATTTGCAAACCTTCTTTTAAACCATATCTTTAATTCCATGTATTCTTTTAGGATGCTTGTTTTTGTATGAACTGTAGTAACCAAGTACTCTCTCCGTTTGGAATTAATAAGCATATTTGGATTTTAAAAGTCAAACTTCATAAGTTTATTAGTCAAATTACATGCATGCTTAGTGCATAGAAGTTGTATGAATAAATTTCTATTTCAAAGATCTTTTACTATGACATTGATTTTGTTAATGATAAATTTGTAAGAGAATTTGATGGCCAAAGTATACcagtaaaatattttttaaaatcctAATACACCTACTAAAAATGAATGGAGGCAGTAACCGTTTTGCCCTGGCTTATGCTACAGCTTGAAGCCTGAATACAACTAATGAAACATGCTTCCGTTCGGTACTCCATTTATTAATTGTTTCTTATATTGTTGCTAGATTTGTTTGGTCCATGACTCTATGTAACTTGTTCTTGTAAAATGTGTGTAACATTCTTAATATTTGGACTCGCAGGTGGACCAAACCCTTCTGGAACTCCAGCAGCGGCTCCTATCTTTCCATCATTAAGTACACAACAGAATGCTTTTGCTCCAACAAACAATGTATTTAACCAGTCTACCCCAAACACAATTCCAACAAACAATCCATTTGCTCCTAAGCCTGTTTCAACTAGTGCTTCACCATTCAACTCGTTTAACAGTACAGTTGCAAGTTCGAGCCCATTCACATCGTCCACTAGTACCACAATGTTCGGACAGACAGGTGTTTCCCCATTTCAAGCAAGTAGCTCACCATCTTTGTTTGCAAATACCACTCCTTTTGCTTCATCATCGTTGTTTGGCACATCAACGACGAATAATCCAAATCCATTCGGCACTGTCTCGTCATTGGCTAACACTCAATCGGCCCCACTATTTCAATCTGCCCCAGCATTTGCACAACAGCCATCAAGTACACCAGCTTTCTCCTCTGGAAACCTATTTAGCACACCACCTGGCAGTCTGTTTGGCAGCGGACCTTCACTTTTTTCAACGGTGAGCatctcttgtttttttttctttttccatattATTGactatataattttttttatcatatttagttcttctttTTAATGTCTAACAAGTTCATTTTTGCTTCTTATCAAGCCAACATTTCAGACATCTGCCCCTGTTCAAACTCCAAACACATTCTCCTTCCAACCTCCAACTCAACCAGGTCAGTATTTTGTATGCAAATTGTTCACTTCTGTTTATAATCCCTATCTTCGAAAACTAATCTGGGCTTCTTAATTTTGCGCAAATGCATGCCTTCATGGATACTGCAGCTTCTACAGGTGGTTTCCCTGGTTTTTCCAACACTGCTAATCAGGCCCTCATTGG from Setaria italica strain Yugu1 chromosome II, Setaria_italica_v2.0, whole genome shotgun sequence encodes the following:
- the LOC101761565 gene encoding telomeric repeat-binding factor 2 codes for the protein MPPLAAADAFLVLEFIAGNRRIPHAVFTAILGSLPSSSPRTSPRLRKALVLRALHAALHPEDASCSFTLLRKARRVLADPDAAACFPYQLSLAENEQEDGARAAVADLKRLLDHEWANLPPSTLELAADRLAGHRSLHAWAAADHANRTKLRLLVGESTEREILAKLMQDDNANNANEADVAQRNHEADPSKKSSEAGCAQEGTAEHQNALIGGAQGVQLPEKSVPASKKRSLMERHPNASTYEWDGLDDSNDDRPLGKRELPPFERKPHPAPTCAHKVRKKWIEIEEKTLLEGVEKYGKGNWKDIKMAYPVIFEERSTIDLKDKFRNMERLSA
- the LOC101761972 gene encoding 2-oxoglutarate dehydrogenase, mitochondrial; its protein translation is MTWFRAASGAARLALRRSLATRAPTAAAATRCARGFHSTALRPRSAAPAPRAVPLSRLSDSFLDGTSSVYLEELQRAWEVDPSSVDESWDNFFRNFVAQASPSAGVSGQTIQESMQLLLLVRAYQVNGHMMAKLDPLGLDDRAVPEDLHLGLYGFTDADLDREFFLGVWRMSGFLSENRPVLTLREILSKLQQAYCGPIGYEYMHIPDRDKCNWLREKIETAKPRDYDKERRLVMLDRLIWSTQFENFLATKWATAKRFGLEGGETLIPGMKEMFDRAADLGVENIVIGMPHRGRLNVLGNVVRKPLSQIFSEFTGGTRPVEGEDGLYTGTGDVKYHLGTSYDRPTRGGKRIHLSLVANPSHLEAVDPVVIGKTRAKQFYSNDADRTKNMGILIHGDGSFAGQGVVYETLHLSALPNYTTGGTIHIVVNNQVAFTTDPRAGRSSQYCTDVAKALNAPIFHVNGDDLEAVVRVCELAAEWRQTFHSDVVVDLICYRRFGHNEIDEPSFTQPKMYQVIKNHPSSLKLYEQKLLGTGEVSKEDVQRIHDKVNRILNEEFTKSKDYVPNKRDWLSAYWTGFKSPEQISRVRNTGVKPEILKRVGQAITTLPENFRPHRAVKKIFELRAAMIESGEGIDWAVAEALAFATLIVEGNHVRLSGQDVERGTFSHRHAVLHDQDTGAKYCPLDHVAMNQSEELFTVSNSSLSEFAVLGFELGYSMENPNSLVLWEAQFGDFANGAQVMFDQFLSSGEAKWLRQTGLVVLLPHGYDGQGPEHSSSRLERFLQMSDDNPFVIPEMEPTLRKQIQECNWQVVNVTTPANYFHVLRRQIHREFRKPLIVTAPKNLLRHKDCKSNLSEFDDVEGHLGFDKQGTRFKRLIKDRNDHKQVEEGINRLILCSGKVYYELDEERKKSERSDIAICRVEQLCPFPYDLIQRELKRYPNAEIVWCQEEPMNMGAYSYISPRLYTAMKALGRGSFEDIKYVGRAPSAATATGFLSVHVQEQSELVKKALQPEPIKFP